The genome window TGCCCGTCCTCGGTGAGCTTGGCGTCGCCCCCCTCCTCCACCCGGATAACCAGGTGTTCCTCGGTGGGCAGCACCAGCGGGCTGAACCGCCCCAGGAACGGACAGATGGCCGTGATGCAATAGGCCTCCAGATCCGGATGCACCAGGGGACCGCCCGCGGAAATGCAATAGGCGGTGGAGCCGAACGGCGTGGACACGATGAGGCCGTCCGAACGCAGGGTGGTGACCACCGTGCCCTCGTAGACGATGCTCAGCCGCACCAGGCGGGCCAGCGATCCCCGTCCGATGACCAGATCGTTGACCACGGTTCCGTTGTGGATGACCTGGCCTTCCCGGCTGACCCGGAAATCCAGGGCCATGCGCCGCGACACCGAGTAGTCGCCGGCAAGGATCCGATCAAGACCCTCGCGCCAGTCCTCGGGGGAAAAATGGCTCAGGAAGCCCACCCGGCCCACGTTGATGCTCACCAAAGGCGTGCCGTGAGGCCGCATGCGCCGGGCCACCCCGATAAGGGTGCCGTCGCCGCCAAGCACGACAACCAGGTCGAAACTTCCATCTTTTTCAAATGGATATCCATCTCGCCCGCGTCGGTTGATGCTGATGAGCACCTCCACGCCGCGTTCCTTGAGATAATCGGCGACAATGCCGCACAGGTTCTGGGCCTCGGGGGTTTCCGGCTTGGTGATGAGCAGGACTTTTCGTACGGGTCTGGACATGCCTCAAGTGAGTATTTAAAATTGGAAAAACATTCAACCATTTCCGGCAGCGGCCCGCCCTTTTCCGACGGAGGCTACATTTTTTTACATTTTCTCCGGCCAAACCCTAAAGTTTTTCTGAGCCGCACCGATTGTATCATTAAGGAAAGGAGTATAAATCTTGGCAAATCCTGCGAAAGTTCGCATGATGCTGCGCACCTACGGGAAGCAGTTGACAAGCGCCAAGCGCTTGGCGCGCTTCAGGCGGGCTTTGAAACTGGCCCGTTCGCAGGATGAGGTAACCATTTCAAGGGATGCCAAAAGGCGGGAACTTGTGGAAAGAATTGCCAAGGAAATCATTGAGAATCTGATCGTCAGCAATACGGAAAACCCCATGGTCCACCGCATTCTGCACAGGCTTGAAAGCGAGACCGGGAAGCATTACGTATTCGAGTATCCGCTGGACGGATTCGACGTACAGATACTGGAAGAAACCGAAAGGGGCCCCAACGAGGTGATCGGCGACGAACGCCTCCACGTGATGCGGCGCCTTTGGGATATAACGCTGGAAAGCGTGGATCAAACCATGCTCTAGCTTACTCCCACTACGGGAGGGGAAGAAAATGGCTATGGAAATCAAAAACCTGACAGGGGAAATCAACCCTTACTCCAAGAAGAAGGTCGAGCAGAGCCGTGCGGAACAGGACGCCAAGGCGGCCAAGTCGAGCGGCAACTCCGCCGACAAGGTGGTGCTTTCGTCCGAGGCAAAGCTTCGCAGCACTGCCCTACAGGCAGCCAATGACGCGCCTGACGTCCGCCGCAAGAAGGTGGACGAGCTCAAGGCCCAGGTGCGCGAAGGCACCTACAAGCCCGACATCAAAAAGGCCGCCGCGAATCTGATTCGCGACGACCTGGATCTTCTCGTGTAGTAGGGAGGTTGCTGACTAGCCCTTGCGATCCGAAAGACGGTACCAGGTGGGATATTTGGAATCCACCTGGGGCGCCTGAAGACCAATCTTCGCCTCGGTGTTCACCAGAATGGGCCCCGAGAGATTGAGCGTTGTGTCTTCGGGCTTGTCCTGTGGAATGGTCACGGTAACCAGCACGGCCAACTGCCTGAGATTGTCCAGTTTTAGGATCTTCTTCTCGGGCGTTTCCAGCTTGATGTTGTAGTCCTTCACAAAGACATACGGATCGGCCACCAAAAGGCCGAGACCGGGATCCGTGACACACTGCAGCAGCAGGAAGGGAGAATCGTCCCGGACCTGAAGCAGCACATATTCCCGCTTGTCCTCGAGGCCGATAAGCCCACGGGGGAAATAAATGATCCCCGAAGGATCGATTTCGCGATCCCCGAGGCGGGTCTTGATTACTTGTTTTCGTTCTCGTGCCATAATGTCGCCGCCGCGAGCAGATCCTGCTGGCTGCTTTCCAGCGCCTTGCGGTTCTGCTCCTTGATCTTCTGGTATACCTCTTCCCGATAGACAGTCATATCGTCCGGAACGTCCAGTCCGATCTTGATCTGCTTGCCCTGAACACTCAGGATCTTCAGCTTGATGTTGTCGCCCAGGTAAAGGCTTTCTCCCGGCTTCCGGGTCAAAATCAGCATAATATCAACCTTGTTTCTGCCAGCCACTACGGCCAGCCTAGGGGACGATCTACCCCAGCCGGGCACCGAAGTCCAGTATCATCCGGAAGTTAGATGAACTTGCTCAGATTGAGCTGCATGATCATGGAGGTGGACCGCAGCACGGACTCGTAGACGATCTTCTTCTGCGCCAGATCGGTCATGAGCTCGCTGATATCCGCGTCCTCCACATTGCTGAGCAGTTCCTTCTCGTTGAGCTCCAGGCCGTCCAGGATGGTATTGGCCACGGTGAGACGGTTCTCGCGCCCCCCCACGCTGGCGGTGGCGTTCATGAGATGCTCGTGGGCCACTTCCAGGCTGGCAAGCATCTGCTGCACGCCGGTCTGATTGTTGGTTTCCGTAAAGGCGATGAGGTTGCCCAGCACCTCGAAGATGTTCTTGGTGGTTCCGGAATTGGAAGCCAGCAGCATGCCGCCCTGGTCCGTGGAATTGTAGAACACGGGCGAGGCGTTGGAACTTCCCAGGATGACCGTATTGCCCCCGTTGGAGAGCACCACGTCCGGATCCTGGAAGATGCCGCCGAAGATTTCCTTGCCGATGTCGTTGACCTGCACCCGCTCGGTTTCCGAAATATCCAGATTGATGGCCGCCGTCCTGGCCCGGATCACGAACTGGGTACCGGGCTGAAGCGTGTTGCCGCCGTTGGAGGTCAGGGTCAGCACGCCGCCGGGCTGAATGCTGAGCACCGCGTTGCTGGCCGTGGCGTCGGCATAGGCGCGGTTGCCGGTCTTCCAAGTCAGGCCGCCGTCAATGCTGAAGGAATATTCGATCTCCTCGTCAAAGGCCACGGCCGAGGTGTTGTCGATGCGCACCATGGCTCCCCCGGAGGGAAACGCTCCGCTGGCGGAGGCATTGTACACGCTGGTGCCGTTGCCCATGGCGTCGACCTTGACGCTGTCCACGTCGTCGCCCAGATAGCGGGCCGAATTGCGCAGCCAGAGCCAGGTGCCCCGGCTGTCGTTGGCGTTGTTGGAATCGTTGATGCGGACGTTGGAGTTCTGGTTGAAAACCACCGAGGTGCCGCTGGACGGCATCAGGAGCCGGGCCTCGCCGCCCGCGAAGTTGATGGCCCCGTCCGTCTGCCAGGTATCCCCGCCGTCCGTGCTGTAACGGATGCCCAGGTTGGGATCGTTGAGCGCCATGGTGTCGCCCACGGCGGTGGCGCCGGTGGTGTCGATGAACTGCACCAGCACCGTGGTGTTGGACGTCCCTTCCACCCGAAAGGTGTTGTTGGCGTTCAGGTCCGCGTCGTTGGTGGTCATCCACATGACCTTTTCAAAGGCGTTGCTGTCGGTCTTGTGGCCCGCATAAATGCTCTTGCCCTCGAACTTGGTGTTGGCCAGGCCCACCATCTGGTCGAAAATACTGCGCAGCTCGTAGCTGATTTCCTCGCGGTTGTCTGCGGTGAGCGTACCCGTGGCCGCCTGTTCCGCCAGTTCCTTGGCGCGGGTCAGCAACGTGGACGCCTGCAGCATGGTGCTGTCCGAACGACCGAGCCATCCCTTGGCCGTGTCCACGTTCTCCTTGTACTGCTCCAGGGAGCGGATCACGTCGCGATGGTCCAAAATCCGGGTCATCCCCGTGGGGTCGTCCGAAGGCCGGATCACCCGCTTCTGGGTCTGGGACTTGATGTTGAGGTCCAGCAGATCCGAAAGGGACGTGTTCATGTTGGTCACGTACCGCGAGAAAAGCATATTCTGGGAAACTCTGATCATGTCGTCCCCCTTACGGCTTCAATGAAAGCACGGTTTGCAGCATCTGGTCCGCCGTGGTGATAAGCTTGGCGGCGGCCGTGTAGGAATGCTGGTACTTGATCAGGTTGCTCATTTCCTCGTCCAGGTTGACGCCGGAAACCTGCTGCTGCCTGTCGTCCAGATCCTGGGCCAATGCGGAGGTGAACTGCTTGTTGAACTTGACGTTGTTGGTATCCGCGCCAACATTGCCCACCAGGCCGTTGTAATACTCGAGCAGGGTCTGGTTGGTGGTGCCTTCCATGGGAGTGGACAGACTGACCTCGGCCTCGCGAAGCGCGAACATGGCCAGGGCCACGTAGTTGTCCCCCGCATTGGTCTCGCCCGCGCCGTTGACATGCCCCGCCGCCAGATAATCCAGGTCGGTGGCGATCATGTCGTTGACCTCGATACTGCCCGCGTCCTGCCCCTGGTAGAAACAGTTGAATCCGAGAGCCGCGTTCAGGCCCGAGGTATCAGCGCCAAAGGACATTTCATAGCCGTCCTTTGCGGAAAGGCGCAGGCGGTTGTCCACGATGGAGGCCGTCAGGAACGAACCAAAGGTATCGTTGTATGCGTCCCTGACGTCCGCCAGGGTATGAACGTCGGGATTGAAAGTCTGGGTGCCCGGGGTGGCGGGATCGAAATCCAGGGCCGCATTGGAAACCAGCGCACCGGTATTCTTGTTGTAAATGTAAAGGTAGCTGCTTCCCGAGGCCAGCTTGTCTCCATAGACCAGACCGGTGGAATCGCTGGCGAGCGCCCGGTCGATGGCGTCCACGCTGTAGGTGCCTTCCACGGAATTGAACTTCTGCAGACCCGCGCCCTGGCTGTGAACGCGGTTCACTTCCCAGATGAGCCCTTCGGCCAGGGTGTCCAGCTTTTTGCGGTACTTGCCGATGTACTGGTCGCGTAGGGCGAACAAGGCCCCAAGCTTGCCGCCGGTGACGCGCTCCTCGTTTTCCGCTCCGGTAAAGTCGGCCTGGGGCGTCACGTTCTGCTTGCTGGAGGTGTTTTCCACCCAATACAGGGTCCTGGAGGGCCGGATAATGAACCGGTCCCCGGCCAGCAGGTTCCCGGAGGAACTGCCCAAGGGGCTGGAATCGGAACCGAACCAGATGTTGACGCCCTCGACCTCCACCTTACGTTCGTTGGGTCGGGCGTTGTAGAGCCTCACCGTGCCGTCGTCATTGGTCAGCCAGGTCTTGCCCCCGTCCAGGGATACCTTGAACTGGGCGGCATTGGCGCCGCTACCCACCAGGCCGGCAATACCGCTACCCGCGCTGGATTCGACAAACTCGAGGGTATACTCGAAATTCGACTCCCCTTCGTAGTAGACTTGACCTTCGAAGGGAGAGGTATGATGCAGTTCCTTTTCCTTCCAGGGCGCACCGAACTCGAAGGAGAAATAATCTTCGCCGTCCACCAGGTTCTGGCCCGCCTTGGTGGTGATGGTCACATTGCCCTTGCCGTTGTCGATGTAATTAATGTCGACAATGGTTCCGAGCTCGCGGACCAGGCGTGCGCGTTCATCATACAGGGAATTGGCGTTGTTGGTGCCGGGATCGTCCTGGATGTTGATCTTGCGGTTCACCTCGGCGATCTGCTGCATGATGGTGTTGGCCGTGTTCACCTCATCCTGGATCATGGCGTCGATGCGTTCCTGCATGTTGGCCAGGGAGGTGTCGGCCTGCACCAGGGTGGAGGCAAGGGTGGAGCCCTTGTTGACCACGTCCTGCCGGGTGCCGTAGTGGTCGGCGCGCTGGCTCAGGTCGTTCCAGGAGCTGAAATAGGAGGACATGGAATCGCTGATGCCGATGCCCGAGGATTCGTTGAACAGACTCTCCACACTCTGGAGCTGTTCGTACAGTTCGCCCCATTTTTCCGAAAGCGAGGCCTGGTCATAATAGAGCCTTTCCACAAGCTCGTCGAAGTGCCGGGTGATCTCCTTGACCTGGACACCCGTGCCCATCTGACCGGGCTTGTAATCGATGTTGATGCCTTCCTCGAGCACCGCCGAACGCCGCGAATACCCTTCGGTATTGACGTTGGAGATGTTTTGGCCGGTGACGGAAAGCTGCACCTGGGACGCAAACAGCGCCCAGCGGCCCACATCGAGTATGGAGTTGGCTCCAAAGGCCATTAGAGCCTCCCGCGAAGAATGTTGGCCTGTCCATTGGAATTGACGGCAAAGCGTCCCTTGGCGGAATAGGCGTTGTTATTCTTGGGTTGGATTTCCCGATGCATGAAATCCAGGAGGGACTTGCTCTGTTCCTGCAAGGCCATGGCAAGCTCATGATTCTTGGAAGCCTGCACGGCGCACTGCTGCTCGGACTTGTCCAGCATCTCGAGCAGCTCGTCCATGACCTTGGCTTCCTCTTCATCCAGGGACGGCCTGAGGTCGCGCACCCTGGAGACTGTGGGATCGATGCGCTCCAGCAGCCTCTTGACGGAGCGGCGCTCCACGCTCAACTGCCGCAGCAGTTCCTGGATGGAAAGCTCGATTTGGGAAACGCCCTGTGGGTCCCGATTCATGAGGCGGGCAAATTCTTCCTCAAGCAACAGCTTGAGCAAAATCATCCCCTTGTTCTGGCGGACCAAATTTTCCTCGACAACCCTAATCATGGCAGGACTCCATTTTCTGTAACATTCTGAAATAATATAGACTTGCTACTTAAAACCCATTGTATGCAAACCTTTTCCCACCTTCGTTCAAGCAAGTATCCTGCCAAGAACGATGTTCAGCACCGGATTTCCTAGGATTCGTCTTCAAGCATGGACAGACGCTGCCGCTCCTCGATCCTCCTGGTCAGGGCTTCGAGACGAGCCTTGACCTCGATGTCGTTGAGCGCACGCGGCTCTTCGTTTTCGGCTACCTGCTGCGTGGACACCTTGGCGGAAGTACCCTTTTCCTCGGCCAGCCATTCGTCGATGGTGCGGTTGCGCTTGGCGGCATCGTTCAGAGGCCGGACGCCCCGTTCAGCCAGGTCCAGAGGAATGCCTTCGCCGCCGGTACGCAGGGGCTTGATCTCCACCTTGTCGGCCAGGGCGTTGCGGCTGGCTTCCTTGAGCTTGTCGCGAAGCTGCTCGAACATCATGTCGCCAAGGCCGATGCCCCCGGACTCCGCCATCTTCTCGGCAAAGTCGCGGTCAAACATGGACATGTACATTTCACTCTGCTTGCCGCCGAAGATCTCGTTCTTGGGCACGGTGGCCTGCATCTGCTTCCAGAGCTTGGAGATGAACACGGCTTCGAAATCCTGACAGGCCTTCTTGAGCTGCCGTTCCTTGACGTCGCCCACGGCCAGCCTCTTCTTGAGGCCGTCCATCTTGACCTTGAACTTGACCAGATCATTGCTTTCAGCCTTGTTGACCGCGGCCTGTGCTTCCAATCCCGTTGTCACCATCTTAGATCACCTCCACTTCCGCGTGCAGGGAACCCGCAACCTTGAGGGCGCGAATTATGGATATAAGGTCACGCGGCGCAGCGCCGATGGAATTCAGGCCGTCCACCAGTTCCTGGAGGGTGGCCCCTTCCATGAGCATGAGCCGGTTGTTCTGCTCCTTCACGGCCAGTTCGGTCTGGGGAGTGACCACGGTGGTGCCTTCGGAGAAGGGACCGGGCTGGCTGACTTCCTCGGACTCGGCAATGACCACCTGCAAGTTGCCGTGCGCCACGGCCACCTTGGTCAGGCGCACATCCTGGCCGAGCACCACGGTGCCGGTCTTTTCATCCACAACCACCTTGGCCTTGCCGTCCGGGGAAATATCCAGGTTCTCCAGCGAGGCCATAAGCGGCACCATGTTGCCCCGGAAACGATCCGGTATGGCCAGTTCCACGGTGGCGATATCCTTGGCCCGGGCGAACTCGCCCCCCATGGAGGCATTGATGCGGTTGACCACCTGCATGGTGGTGTTGAAATCGCGTACGGTCATGTTCAGGGTCATGGAGCCCTGGTTGTTGAACTTGAAAGGCACGCCCCGCTCCACCACCGCCCCGTTGGGAATGCGGCCCACCGTGGGAATGTTCTTCTGAGCCGTGGCGGCTTCCCCGGAAATGGCGAATCCACCGATGGTCAGCGCCCCCTGGGCCACGGCATAAACCCTGCCGTCCAGCCCCTTCAGCGGGGTGACAAGCAGCACGCCGCCCATGAGGCTCTTGGCGTCGCCCAGAGAGGAAACCGTCACGTCCAGGGGAGAACCCGGCTTGGTGGAAACGGGCATCTTGGCCGAAACCATGACGGACGCCACGTTCTTGGGCTTGAGGTCCGCAGCGCTGACCTGAACGCCCATCTTGTCCAGCATGTTGGCCATGGAGGTCA of Salidesulfovibrio onnuriiensis contains these proteins:
- a CDS encoding NAD(+)/NADH kinase is translated as MSRPVRKVLLITKPETPEAQNLCGIVADYLKERGVEVLISINRRGRDGYPFEKDGSFDLVVVLGGDGTLIGVARRMRPHGTPLVSINVGRVGFLSHFSPEDWREGLDRILAGDYSVSRRMALDFRVSREGQVIHNGTVVNDLVIGRGSLARLVRLSIVYEGTVVTTLRSDGLIVSTPFGSTAYCISAGGPLVHPDLEAYCITAICPFLGRFSPLVLPTEEHLVIRVEEGGDAKLTEDGQKGFSLDTGDEVEIIRSRNDILMVSEPSSRYFNKLQAKGFLSGR
- a CDS encoding DVU0524 family FlgM-associated protein; this translates as MLANPAKVRMMLRTYGKQLTSAKRLARFRRALKLARSQDEVTISRDAKRRELVERIAKEIIENLIVSNTENPMVHRILHRLESETGKHYVFEYPLDGFDVQILEETERGPNEVIGDERLHVMRRLWDITLESVDQTML
- the flgM gene encoding flagellar biosynthesis anti-sigma factor FlgM → MAMEIKNLTGEINPYSKKKVEQSRAEQDAKAAKSSGNSADKVVLSSEAKLRSTALQAANDAPDVRRKKVDELKAQVREGTYKPDIKKAAANLIRDDLDLLV
- the fliW gene encoding flagellar assembly protein FliW, translating into MARERKQVIKTRLGDREIDPSGIIYFPRGLIGLEDKREYVLLQVRDDSPFLLLQCVTDPGLGLLVADPYVFVKDYNIKLETPEKKILKLDNLRQLAVLVTVTIPQDKPEDTTLNLSGPILVNTEAKIGLQAPQVDSKYPTWYRLSDRKG
- the csrA gene encoding carbon storage regulator CsrA — translated: MLILTRKPGESLYLGDNIKLKILSVQGKQIKIGLDVPDDMTVYREEVYQKIKEQNRKALESSQQDLLAAATLWHENENK
- the flgL gene encoding flagellar hook-associated protein FlgL, coding for MIRVSQNMLFSRYVTNMNTSLSDLLDLNIKSQTQKRVIRPSDDPTGMTRILDHRDVIRSLEQYKENVDTAKGWLGRSDSTMLQASTLLTRAKELAEQAATGTLTADNREEISYELRSIFDQMVGLANTKFEGKSIYAGHKTDSNAFEKVMWMTTNDADLNANNTFRVEGTSNTTVLVQFIDTTGATAVGDTMALNDPNLGIRYSTDGGDTWQTDGAINFAGGEARLLMPSSGTSVVFNQNSNVRINDSNNANDSRGTWLWLRNSARYLGDDVDSVKVDAMGNGTSVYNASASGAFPSGGAMVRIDNTSAVAFDEEIEYSFSIDGGLTWKTGNRAYADATASNAVLSIQPGGVLTLTSNGGNTLQPGTQFVIRARTAAINLDISETERVQVNDIGKEIFGGIFQDPDVVLSNGGNTVILGSSNASPVFYNSTDQGGMLLASNSGTTKNIFEVLGNLIAFTETNNQTGVQQMLASLEVAHEHLMNATASVGGRENRLTVANTILDGLELNEKELLSNVEDADISELMTDLAQKKIVYESVLRSTSMIMQLNLSKFI
- the flgK gene encoding flagellar hook-associated protein FlgK; protein product: MAFGANSILDVGRWALFASQVQLSVTGQNISNVNTEGYSRRSAVLEEGINIDYKPGQMGTGVQVKEITRHFDELVERLYYDQASLSEKWGELYEQLQSVESLFNESSGIGISDSMSSYFSSWNDLSQRADHYGTRQDVVNKGSTLASTLVQADTSLANMQERIDAMIQDEVNTANTIMQQIAEVNRKINIQDDPGTNNANSLYDERARLVRELGTIVDINYIDNGKGNVTITTKAGQNLVDGEDYFSFEFGAPWKEKELHHTSPFEGQVYYEGESNFEYTLEFVESSAGSGIAGLVGSGANAAQFKVSLDGGKTWLTNDDGTVRLYNARPNERKVEVEGVNIWFGSDSSPLGSSSGNLLAGDRFIIRPSRTLYWVENTSSKQNVTPQADFTGAENEERVTGGKLGALFALRDQYIGKYRKKLDTLAEGLIWEVNRVHSQGAGLQKFNSVEGTYSVDAIDRALASDSTGLVYGDKLASGSSYLYIYNKNTGALVSNAALDFDPATPGTQTFNPDVHTLADVRDAYNDTFGSFLTASIVDNRLRLSAKDGYEMSFGADTSGLNAALGFNCFYQGQDAGSIEVNDMIATDLDYLAAGHVNGAGETNAGDNYVALAMFALREAEVSLSTPMEGTTNQTLLEYYNGLVGNVGADTNNVKFNKQFTSALAQDLDDRQQQVSGVNLDEEMSNLIKYQHSYTAAAKLITTADQMLQTVLSLKP
- the flgN gene encoding flagellar export chaperone FlgN produces the protein MIRVVEENLVRQNKGMILLKLLLEEEFARLMNRDPQGVSQIELSIQELLRQLSVERRSVKRLLERIDPTVSRVRDLRPSLDEEEAKVMDELLEMLDKSEQQCAVQASKNHELAMALQEQSKSLLDFMHREIQPKNNNAYSAKGRFAVNSNGQANILRGRL
- a CDS encoding rod-binding protein; the encoded protein is MVTTGLEAQAAVNKAESNDLVKFKVKMDGLKKRLAVGDVKERQLKKACQDFEAVFISKLWKQMQATVPKNEIFGGKQSEMYMSMFDRDFAEKMAESGGIGLGDMMFEQLRDKLKEASRNALADKVEIKPLRTGGEGIPLDLAERGVRPLNDAAKRNRTIDEWLAEEKGTSAKVSTQQVAENEEPRALNDIEVKARLEALTRRIEERQRLSMLEDES
- a CDS encoding flagellar basal body P-ring protein FlgI → MNVERKKNTEIKSLAMRLVLVLLLAACVAVWSAGKVYAVRLKDISNFSGVRNNELVGYGLVVGLAGTGDGTSSKFTMTSMANMLDKMGVQVSAADLKPKNVASVMVSAKMPVSTKPGSPLDVTVSSLGDAKSLMGGVLLVTPLKGLDGRVYAVAQGALTIGGFAISGEAATAQKNIPTVGRIPNGAVVERGVPFKFNNQGSMTLNMTVRDFNTTMQVVNRINASMGGEFARAKDIATVELAIPDRFRGNMVPLMASLENLDISPDGKAKVVVDEKTGTVVLGQDVRLTKVAVAHGNLQVVIAESEEVSQPGPFSEGTTVVTPQTELAVKEQNNRLMLMEGATLQELVDGLNSIGAAPRDLISIIRALKVAGSLHAEVEVI